The Rhizobium sp. BT04 genomic interval GATATGCAGATTGGCGAGGAAAGCAAGGTGCGGCGAGCCACCCGCTTCGGCACGAAACAATTGCCGGAGGGCGAGCTTTCCGTCCGCATCACCTATGATACGGTTTCCGAGATCGAGATTTCGAACCCCGACGCCGAATATGCGGAGCCCACCGCGCCGCCCTACCCGGTCGCAAGCAGCACGCCCGGCGCACCTTTCTCGGACCCGAACCTGAAGCTCGCGGTCATGTCGTCGCTTCTCTACGCCAAGGCGCTCGATCTCGGCACGCCGCAACAGCTTGCGAGCCATGTTCTGGGGCGGACGGTCGATCTGGAGAAGGATGGCTACGAGCTCATCCCCGAAGCGCTAGACTATCTGACCCGCTATCCGCTGAGCGACGAACAGCTTGCGGCCGTCGAATGGATCGAATTCGACGGCGGCGCGGCGATCTATCCGTTCGCCTGGTATTTCTGGGGCGGCGAAGAAGGCGTGTTCGATGTCAAGGATCTCTCGGATATCCGTTTCTGCCCCAACCTGATAAGCATTTCGGTGATCTCGATGATCGACAAGGTCGATATTCGCGCCCTCGTTCGACTCAAGAAACTCGAGCGGGTCAGTATCAACGTCCCGTCGGAAAATATCGAGGCATTGCTCGATCTGCCGTCGCTCAGGACAGCCGGTCGCTTTCCCCGGAACCCGGTCACGCGCGAAATTTTCGAGGAGTTGGAGCGGCGCGGCGTGCAAGTCAACTGATCGCAGTCCGCCTGATGATGAGGCGGTTTGACATTGCCTTGATGCGCGGCGGATCGGCAAATGAATGCAATGATCCGCTCACGATGATCCTTTAGTTGGTCCCAGATCGCTCCCAGGGGCTCCGGTCGCCATGCGAAAAACTCCCAACCCAGCGACGAATCTTTGTTTCCTTGAATGCTCCACGGTCCTCGCGTCAGAAGTTTGCGATCGAGGAGGCAGACGTCTTTGAGATGCAAGCCGACGACAGATGGATAGAACTGAGCGGTAACGACGGTTTCGAAAAGATCAACAGGAATATCTGGATGCGGAAAGCAGTGCTGATGCTCGCACAATTCCGATGACTTGTTGACATAGTTAAGAGAGATAGCGTGCAAAGTGGTTCACAATTGCAGAAGTCACTTCGGCGAAATAGAAACTTTCCAGCTACCGCTTCGACAGCACTGTTCATAAGGGTTTAGATCGCAGCATAGACCCAAAAAAAGTCCGTGACGGGACTCGACTTTACGAGGAAATTTGCAATTACTATTTGTAAACAAATGGGGCGCGGTCAAAGTTCAGTCTATTGGGCTTGTGATGGCTTGGGGATTGCTGGGGATAATTTGAAATTCGTTTATATTTTGCGGCACCGGATCGCTGAGACTGCGATGCCAGCCACTGGTGCCTCTGTTGCGGCACTTTCCAGAAGACAACAAGCTCGCAGGGATGCAAGTGAATCTTCTTTGTATATCGTGCGCCCGCTGAGTCGAAAGGTCAGATCCTGTCGAGATCTTCGTTGGGCTAGGTTCGGCCATTTGCAAGCAAATGGGAAAAATCGCTGCCTCGATCGGGCATTACGCGAACTTTAGTCTACCTCAACCCGAAAGAATTTTATCAGGTCGAATGTGGGCTAACGCATTGCTGTGCAGTAAGCCGCAGGCCGCTTTTTTGAGGATCTTAAAATGCAAGAGAAATTATAGGCGTTGTCGCAATGCATCGCGAGTATAACATTTCGCGATTGCTTGTAACATTTTAACAAATTGAGGGAAGAACAGGTTCGATGTTGTTCGGCAGGAAGAAACGTGGGCATACATGCATGCGGTGTGGTAACGGCAAGAAGATCGATGGCGACGAACTGATTTGTTCATCTTGCATCGATGAGATTAACCTTCTGCCTGTGTCTAGCGCTAAGGTGGCGGATTCAGCCGGAGAAAAGCTTGAGATCGAGTACGAATTGCCAATAGAGCGTCGGCTCGGATAGAAGAATTTAGGAATACATTGTCTGAATCTCATGCTTCATCTTATGTGGTGGGGATCCATCGTATCTTTCGGACCTTCGTCTTCGGATACCGGCCGATGTCGGCGCCCGTGATCCTCCGCTGTCTCCAATAGCGTTAAGATCGAATAAGCGAGCCTTGGCCGAACGCCGATCCTGCATCGATAATCATCAGTTGAACTAGTCGTGAATTTAGGCATTGCGGCGCACTGCGTCGTCCATAAACGCAACAGCGGGCGACGCAGCCCAGGGCGCTCCGACATGGTCGTGGAGCGCCCTGTTGATTCTCACGGAGAACTGATCAGGCACATTACCCGCCGAGGAAAACCGGGCAACTGCATTTAGCCAGAGATGGTCATTCGGGCTTTTCCTCGAAGAACGCCAATAGTTGTCTGAACACAGTATTCAGCCACCTTGAGCTGCGGGCCGCACACGGAGGCGGATCGCTCGATAATGGCTATTGAGATTTGTTCGCACTCTCTCGCTAGCGAGATGTAAAAGCTCCGCCAGTCCGTAAACTGCAAGGACGACGATCGATATCGCAGCTATGTCGGGCATTCTGGTCCAGAGTTTTAGATAGTGAATAAGTGTCACGCCGATATTCTGATGGATCAGGTATATCTCGTACGACACCAAGCCGAGACGAGCTAATGGTGCCCATTCCAGCCTGATGTCTAAGCTGGTCACGGCGATCAGGACCGCCACCACAAAAAGGATCGCCAAGTTTGAAACTATGAGCGGGACCTGCTTGATCGGCAAAGCCGGCCAGTGGATCACGAAAAAAACGGCCGACATAGCATAGAGAATCGTGGCAACTTTTGGCTGCTTCAAAAACGTCTGATAGGCAATCGCTGTACCGCACAGGAAGAAGGGCATGTAGTTCGCGAGGAAGATTACCTTGCCGACCTTTAGAGCGACGAGTTCGATCAACGCTCCAGCAATTTGTAGGACTATTAGCCCTACCC includes:
- a CDS encoding acyltransferase — encoded protein: MTLDSFRAFFIIVVMAFHYLVAWAPPFHEENLYGFATTYDPYFALGNLGVEAFFVLSGTFITVTVLRSSDAIDFAYRRFSRIYPALVIAAIVSFAFLNTVGLPEFHTTPLEFVASIALVAWQLGLKYVDGAYWSLAVEVKFYIWVAIMFWLLRERFWVGLIVLQIAGALIELVALKVGKVIFLANYMPFFLCGTAIAYQTFLKQPKVATILYAMSAVFFVIHWPALPIKQVPLIVSNLAILFVVAVLIAVTSLDIRLEWAPLARLGLVSYEIYLIHQNIGVTLIHYLKLWTRMPDIAAISIVVLAVYGLAELLHLASERVRTNLNSHYRAIRLRVRPAAQGG